TACATACGTACAAGTGGTAAGTTTACGGGATACAACTAGTTtgaaaatttttaataaaaaatactcTTTAAATTGTAAAAGTCACTACTAAAATTAAGTAGAGGACCCCATATATATTTCAAATATGACCTCAACAAGTTTAACTACTCGCATcccatatattttttaaatttataaattttttgaAAATAAATTAGCTCTAAAATAGTATTTACATATAACTGGTACTGAAAAAAAATTTAGAACCATTGAATTCTGACATTACTTTATAAAGTAACAAACTAATTGGTTGGACTATTTTAAAACCAAGTTAAATCACAAACTGTGCCACGTGTCAACTAAATCCATGGAGATCATAATCTTTTACATGGAGATCATACTAAATCCAAAACTCTCACTGTCAAGCGATTAAGGATTCATGTCTGCCAAATGCCAACTTCCATCATATAAGTTACTTTGGTGATTAGTTTAATTAACTTTAATCTAAATTTAAAATTCCAAAAGGTATAAAAATTAAAGTAAAAAAAGGGTATTTGCAGCTACACAAGAAGAAGCAGCCGTGGCTTATGACATGGCAGCAATAGAGTATCGTGGACTAAACGCCGTCACAAACTTTGATCTTAGTCGTTACATCAAATGGCTAAGGCCCGATAACAATACCACTATTGGTGCACCATCAAATCCAAACATAAATATTATTGATGTTACTTTACCAAGTACTAGCCATGACTTAGGATTAAACTATGTCCCGGACCAACAAAAAAATCAACCACCAATGGAAATGGTTTTACCCACTCTGGCGGAGCCAATTGCGTATTCGTCTAGGTCACCTACTGCCACATCAGCGTTGGGACTTTTGCTACAGTCATCCAAATTTAAAGAAATGATGGAGATGACCACTGCGGCCGAGTTCACCTCTACACCTCTCGAGTCAACCCTCGAACCCTCGTGCAACAAGTTCCCAGAGGAAGTCCAGGTACATTTCGAGAGCCAGGATTTTGGTGATTACAATGGTGGTGACGATTTTATTTTTGGTGGCATGAATTTCATGCATAACATGTTGCATTCGGAATTTGACAAGTGAACTCTCTACTATCAACATGGTCAATAGTTTACAGGTCGTGATGAAGCCATCGTCACCCTAATCCGAAAATGATTTGGCTTGGTAACTAATGTAATTTAAAATGGATATTAATTTATTTTTAGTAGGTATTCATTGCAAACCACAGATTTGCAAGTGAATTAATAAGAATGGAATAATTTAGTAGCCCATATGAAAGAAAGGACTTTCTTGCTTTCATATGGAGAGGGAAAAAGTACCTTCAGGTCATTCATTTGTGTAAGATTGATTTAGTTTGCATTTTTTGTAGATAGAATGAAAGGACACATTAGTTGTTGTAATATCCTTTATTATTTATGATAtccaataacatttatattttgtaAGCACCTATGTATTTTTTTTTCCCTGATCATGCTTCTTAAATTTATACGGAGGTCTAGTATTgaaaattattatctatatatatatatatatatatacatatatatatatatatatacatatatatatatatatatatatatatatatatatatatatatatatatatatatatatatatatttgatttatagTATTTACGAGTAGCTTTTAAAAATTCGAAATCGATTGATTTTATTGCAAAAGAAAACAGATCCGGTCCATTACTAAGTTTAGCTTTTCCCCGTATTTGATCATGTGGGCTTTAACAATTTCAGCCCGTCCATTAAATTGTTGCGGAGTAAATCGTATTCGAGTTTTTCTACACACCAATGCTTCATTAATAATTCTAAATAATTTAACAAAATGAAAAACACATGTTACATAAAATAAAATATACACAAACTCTTCATTGTTCTTCACTTTCTTCTTACCTCCACacaccacaaacacacacacacacacacacacacacacacacaacataATCAAGCAAACAagaaaaaataaaaacagaaaggAAAAAAAATTTGTGATCACCTCTTTCAACCAACATTGAGCTCTGACATCGAGGGGAACGACACCACGGATGATGACAGAGTCAAGGTTTATGTGTGACAAAACTAACTGAAAGATTTTAGCTGATAGCTGGTAGCTTATAGCTGGTACCTGATATCTTGTAGCTGTTAGCAGGTAGCTAGtagctttttatatgtatttaggtgTTTTGTAGGTATGAAACTATAAAAATTa
The window above is part of the Rutidosis leptorrhynchoides isolate AG116_Rl617_1_P2 chromosome 1, CSIRO_AGI_Rlap_v1, whole genome shotgun sequence genome. Proteins encoded here:
- the LOC139885016 gene encoding AP2-like ethylene-responsive transcription factor At1g16060, which produces MNTNSVGVTKAKRTRKTVPRDSPPRRSSIYRGVTRHRWTGRYEAHLWDKNCWNESQNKKGRQVYLGAYDDEDAAAHAYDLAALKYWGPDTILNFPLMTYHKELKQMEGQSREEYIGSLRRKSSGFSRGVSKYRGVARHHHNGRWEARIGRVFGNKYLYLGTYATQEEAAVAYDMAAIEYRGLNAVTNFDLSRYIKWLRPDNNTTIGAPSNPNINIIDVTLPSTSHDLGLNYVPDQQKNQPPMEMVLPTLAEPIAYSSRSPTATSALGLLLQSSKFKEMMEMTTAAEFTSTPLESTLEPSCNKFPEEVQVHFESQDFGDYNGGDDFIFGGMNFMHNMLHSEFDK